A region of Streptomyces sp. NBC_01264 DNA encodes the following proteins:
- a CDS encoding class I SAM-dependent methyltransferase: protein MTITSQARSFDKAAADYAANRPSYPPALLDAVEELAARPLKGARIADIGAGTGLATALLHARGAHVVAVEPGPGMASQFRLRLPEVPVVLGDGNHLPLASESVDFLTYAQAWHWTDPVESVPEALRVLRLGGALALWWNDSDGTVGWIADQDARLRRLFGAEDSEPDPMARFRGLPPQLDFVTRQVSWTRSVPLETHLANLASYSDFLVLGKNATETFLAAERELLTGVFPGGTVEERYVVSLAVATR, encoded by the coding sequence ATGACGATCACTTCGCAGGCCCGGTCCTTCGACAAGGCTGCCGCCGACTATGCGGCGAACCGTCCCTCGTATCCGCCCGCTCTGCTCGATGCGGTCGAGGAACTCGCGGCCCGCCCCTTGAAGGGCGCCCGCATCGCGGACATCGGCGCCGGGACGGGACTGGCGACCGCTCTCCTCCATGCCCGCGGCGCCCACGTCGTCGCGGTCGAGCCCGGCCCTGGGATGGCTTCCCAGTTCCGCCTCAGGCTGCCCGAGGTTCCGGTCGTGCTCGGTGACGGCAACCATCTGCCGCTGGCCTCCGAGTCCGTCGACTTCCTCACCTATGCCCAGGCCTGGCACTGGACCGACCCGGTCGAGTCCGTTCCGGAAGCCCTCCGCGTACTGCGCCTCGGCGGCGCGCTCGCCCTCTGGTGGAACGACTCGGACGGCACGGTCGGCTGGATCGCCGACCAGGACGCCCGCCTGCGCCGCCTCTTCGGCGCCGAGGACAGCGAACCCGACCCCATGGCCCGATTCCGCGGCCTGCCGCCCCAACTGGACTTCGTCACCCGGCAGGTCTCCTGGACGAGGAGCGTTCCACTCGAAACGCATCTCGCGAATCTCGCCAGCTACTCCGACTTCCTCGTCCTCGGCAAGAACGCCACCGAGACGTTCCTGGCCGCGGAGCGCGAGCTGCTGACCGGAGTCTTCCCGGGCGGGACGGTCGAGGAGCGCTACGTGGTCAGCCTGGCCGTTGCCACCCGTTGA